A genomic region of Dickeya solani IPO 2222 contains the following coding sequences:
- a CDS encoding NADH-dependent flavin oxidoreductase, producing the protein MTLRNRVVMTPMTTWSANPDETISDQEAAYVQARAKDVGMVITGCTHVTPEGIGFTGEFAAYDDRFIPSLRKLAQAAKSGGAPAILQIFHAGSKAVPELVPNGRVVGPSTMEVPAGLFNKGGNTAIALTHDEIENIIKAFGDATRRAIDAGFDGVELHGAHGFLLQDFFSPLANNRDDEWGGSLSNRLRFPLSVVQAASQVIKAHADRPFLLGYRISPEEQADGGLRIADTKILIDELIKAGVGYIHASLYDVLNGKPMVDDGGKTTARLLIEHVADRVPVIAAGGLKTPALAQAALDAGLSLTAIGQALVMNPNWVALAKAGRADEIMNVLDPASVPDLNIPEKLWAVISYAKGWFPLVETEPAAE; encoded by the coding sequence ATGACGTTGAGAAATCGCGTCGTCATGACGCCAATGACAACCTGGTCCGCCAATCCAGACGAAACCATCTCCGACCAGGAGGCCGCCTACGTCCAGGCGCGCGCCAAGGATGTCGGCATGGTCATCACCGGATGTACGCACGTCACACCGGAAGGGATCGGCTTCACGGGCGAGTTCGCCGCCTACGATGACCGTTTCATCCCCAGTCTGCGCAAGCTGGCACAAGCCGCAAAGAGTGGCGGTGCTCCGGCCATCCTGCAGATCTTTCATGCGGGCAGCAAAGCGGTGCCGGAACTCGTTCCGAACGGGCGGGTCGTTGGCCCCAGCACGATGGAAGTACCTGCCGGTCTGTTCAACAAGGGTGGGAACACGGCCATTGCTCTGACGCATGACGAAATTGAGAACATCATCAAAGCATTCGGTGACGCGACGCGACGCGCGATCGACGCTGGCTTCGACGGCGTTGAGTTGCATGGCGCACATGGATTCCTTCTTCAGGACTTTTTCTCGCCTCTGGCTAATAATCGCGATGACGAATGGGGCGGTTCTCTGAGCAACAGACTTCGCTTCCCATTGTCCGTTGTTCAGGCCGCCAGCCAGGTCATCAAGGCGCACGCTGATCGACCTTTTCTGTTGGGATACCGTATCTCGCCTGAAGAACAGGCAGACGGTGGGTTGCGGATCGCGGATACCAAGATACTGATCGACGAGCTGATAAAAGCCGGTGTTGGTTATATCCATGCGTCCCTGTACGACGTGCTCAATGGCAAGCCGATGGTTGATGACGGTGGCAAGACGACTGCGCGATTGCTTATTGAGCATGTGGCCGACCGCGTTCCCGTAATCGCGGCAGGCGGGCTCAAGACGCCGGCGCTGGCACAGGCGGCATTAGACGCAGGTCTCTCGTTGACAGCGATCGGTCAGGCCCTGGTCATGAATCCGAATTGGGTCGCACTGGCCAAGGCCGGTCGCGCGGATGAAATCATGAACGTCCTCGACCCCGCGTCAGTACCGGATCTGAACATCCCGGAAAAACTTTGGGCTGTTATCAGCTATGCGAAGGGCTGGTTCCCGTTAGTTGAGACCGAGCCGGCGGCTGAGTGA
- a CDS encoding LysR family transcriptional regulator, whose translation MRRDEIADLTAFVVVAEERSFTKAALRLGMAQSALSQIVRRIEERLGLRLLSRTTRSVAPTEAGERLLAKLGPMLHDLDTVIGSLSELRDRPSGTLRITTVEHAAKTILMPAMKRLLADNPDIHIEVSVDHALVDVVANQFDAGIRLGGEIDKDMIAMRIGPDIPMAIVASPAYLARRPAPTTPAELIDHNVINFRLPTSGTLIGWRLMSDGREITVRGQGQLVVNTIDLLVDAVLDGHGLACIHLDQVQRFVDNGSLIQVLSRFTPDITGYHLYYPNRRHHSSAFSLLVETLRYRS comes from the coding sequence TTGCGTCGCGACGAGATTGCAGATCTGACCGCCTTCGTGGTTGTTGCCGAGGAACGCAGCTTCACGAAGGCGGCTCTCCGTCTGGGGATGGCGCAGTCGGCCCTTAGCCAGATCGTCCGCCGTATCGAGGAACGCCTGGGTCTTCGGCTGCTTTCGCGCACGACACGCAGTGTCGCGCCCACCGAGGCTGGAGAGCGCCTGCTTGCGAAGCTTGGACCAATGCTGCATGACCTCGACACGGTGATCGGCTCCCTCAGTGAACTGCGCGACCGGCCTTCTGGAACGCTCCGGATCACGACGGTGGAGCATGCGGCAAAGACCATACTCATGCCGGCCATGAAGCGGTTGCTGGCAGACAATCCCGACATCCATATTGAGGTCAGCGTTGATCACGCGCTGGTGGACGTCGTTGCCAATCAATTTGATGCGGGCATCCGCTTGGGCGGAGAGATCGACAAGGACATGATTGCGATGCGGATTGGTCCCGACATCCCGATGGCTATCGTTGCCAGCCCGGCCTATCTGGCAAGACGTCCCGCGCCGACAACGCCCGCGGAGCTGATCGACCATAACGTCATCAACTTCCGCCTGCCAACATCCGGCACGTTAATTGGATGGCGCCTCATGAGTGACGGACGAGAAATAACAGTTCGAGGCCAGGGACAACTGGTCGTGAATACTATTGATCTTCTGGTCGACGCGGTACTGGATGGGCATGGTTTGGCATGTATCCACCTGGATCAGGTGCAGAGATTTGTTGATAACGGAAGCCTTATCCAGGTTCTCAGCAGGTTTACACCGGACATAACTGGCTATCATCTCTACTACCCTAACCGCAGGCACCACTCTTCCGCGTTCTCTTTGCTTGTCGAAACCCTTCGGTATCGCTCGTAA